One Streptomyces sp. L2 genomic window carries:
- a CDS encoding protein phosphatase 2C domain-containing protein, translated as MALFPHRRSDDDHRSEKRRQPPPPPGPAPALYPPSEPATGQPDRPDRPDQPAQPAQPAQMYDWEQPGPWPPVAPGPAPTPATAPGGRPGPQQPGPSQPGPQQPGPSQGRPQSPAQHAQHAQHAPPSPPAQHPAPPLDDFGRYWHPMVIDGVVPDFTPRPPGRVLSYRPDTVCDGWSTPALDLRLASVRGYAHRVEGRPREDDAAASWDETTGTVVFAVADGVSDASQPHIGSQLACRSAVDELLAQVRASGGLVTDWPKLLGTVHWQLREQATRLLRGRDATVDETADLLATTLVAGAATPTRDGVHVALISVGDSGAWAIKYQELYPLQGGKRAGADGLVSSVVQPMPYVPADARPAEFRLDPGTVLLVGTDGFGDPVGDGRGKVARLFANELATPVPPLAFAYMLDFYRETFDDDRTLLALWPRAAGPGGPR; from the coding sequence GTGGCCTTGTTCCCGCACCGCCGCTCCGACGACGACCACCGGAGCGAGAAGCGGCGCCAGCCCCCGCCCCCGCCCGGGCCGGCTCCGGCGCTGTACCCGCCGTCCGAGCCGGCGACCGGGCAGCCCGACCGGCCCGACCGGCCCGATCAGCCGGCCCAGCCTGCCCAGCCCGCGCAGATGTACGACTGGGAGCAGCCGGGCCCCTGGCCGCCCGTCGCCCCCGGCCCCGCCCCCACTCCCGCGACGGCGCCGGGCGGTAGGCCGGGGCCGCAGCAGCCGGGGCCGTCGCAGCCGGGGCCGCAGCAGCCGGGGCCGTCGCAGGGCCGGCCGCAGTCCCCGGCGCAGCACGCCCAGCACGCCCAGCACGCCCCGCCGTCGCCCCCGGCGCAGCACCCCGCGCCCCCGCTGGACGACTTCGGCCGGTACTGGCACCCGATGGTGATCGACGGCGTGGTCCCCGACTTCACGCCCAGGCCGCCCGGACGCGTGCTGTCGTACCGGCCCGACACCGTCTGCGACGGCTGGTCCACGCCCGCCCTCGACCTGCGCCTGGCCTCCGTGCGCGGCTACGCGCACCGGGTCGAGGGCCGCCCCCGCGAGGACGACGCGGCCGCCTCCTGGGACGAGACCACCGGAACCGTCGTGTTCGCCGTCGCCGACGGCGTCTCGGACGCGAGCCAGCCGCACATCGGCTCCCAGCTCGCCTGCCGCAGCGCCGTCGACGAACTGCTCGCCCAGGTCCGGGCGAGCGGCGGCCTGGTCACCGACTGGCCCAAACTGCTCGGCACCGTCCACTGGCAGCTGCGCGAGCAGGCCACCCGGCTGCTGCGCGGCAGGGACGCCACCGTCGACGAGACGGCCGACCTGCTGGCCACCACTCTCGTCGCCGGCGCCGCCACCCCCACCCGGGACGGCGTCCACGTGGCGCTGATCTCGGTCGGCGACTCCGGCGCCTGGGCGATCAAGTACCAGGAGCTGTACCCGCTGCAGGGCGGCAAGCGGGCCGGCGCCGACGGGCTGGTGTCCTCCGTCGTCCAGCCCATGCCGTACGTCCCCGCCGACGCGAGGCCCGCCGAGTTCCGCCTCGACCCGGGCACCGTGCTGCTCGTCGGCACCGACGGGTTCGGCGACCCCGTCGGTGACGGCCGCGGCAAGGTCGCCCGCCTCTTCGCCAACGAACTCGCCACCCCGGTGCCGCCGTTGGCCTTCGCCTACATGCTCGACTTCTACCGGGAGACCTTCGACGACGACCGCACCCTGCTGGCCCTGTGGCCGCGCGCCGCAGGGCCGGGAGGGCCGCGATGA
- a CDS encoding glycoside hydrolase family 25 protein produces MLHGIDVSAYQSSSYGTDGLSFAFIKATEGHSYVNSRLTAQTKTARDAGLVVGFYHFLWPGNLTTQAEYFVRHAPEKAGDILAVDWETTGDGTHASNKEKDTFIRKVKELRPHHRVILYTNRNYWLTVDTTSYAGDGLWIADYVTAGHPRIKAKWRFHQYSSEPHDKDVAAFASKADLRKWATGT; encoded by the coding sequence ATGCTGCACGGCATCGACGTAAGCGCGTATCAGTCGTCTTCGTACGGTACGGACGGGCTGTCCTTCGCCTTCATCAAGGCGACGGAGGGCCACTCGTACGTCAACTCGCGGCTCACCGCCCAGACCAAGACCGCCCGTGACGCCGGCCTGGTCGTCGGCTTCTACCACTTCCTGTGGCCGGGCAACCTCACCACCCAGGCCGAGTACTTCGTCCGGCACGCCCCCGAGAAGGCCGGCGACATCCTGGCCGTCGACTGGGAGACCACCGGCGACGGCACCCACGCGAGCAACAAGGAGAAGGACACCTTCATCAGGAAGGTGAAGGAATTACGGCCGCATCACCGCGTGATTCTTTACACGAACCGCAACTATTGGCTGACCGTCGATACGACGTCGTATGCCGGTGATGGCTTGTGGATCGCTGACTACGTCACGGCTGGCCACCCGCGGATCAAGGCAAAATGGCGCTTCCACCAGTACAGCAGTGAGCCCCACGACAAAGACGTGGCCGCCTTCGCGAGCAAGGCAGATCTGAGAAAGTGGGCCACCGGCACCTGA
- a CDS encoding Crp/Fnr family transcriptional regulator: MVSRTASFWEALDAGDRAALRRAGVRMVLEADRQFLTQGEDSDHLIVLVGGWVKVVAQSHAGYRALLALRGPGELLGEQASVERGRRRSASLVTATPAEVLNLPAGRFHVLARSRPQIAAALERTLSQRLREADVQRAGITEPVPARLAGLLLDLVERCGLPDADGTGRRIGLSLSQDDLAGLALTSRRTVSRVLEQWRARGWIVTGRQTVTVRAVDQLKRLAHGG, from the coding sequence ATGGTTAGCCGTACCGCCTCCTTCTGGGAGGCTCTTGATGCCGGGGACCGGGCTGCTCTGCGGCGGGCCGGTGTGCGCATGGTGCTGGAGGCGGACCGGCAGTTCCTCACCCAGGGGGAGGACTCGGACCATCTGATCGTGCTGGTCGGCGGGTGGGTGAAGGTGGTCGCGCAGTCGCACGCCGGGTACCGGGCGCTGCTCGCGCTGCGCGGGCCCGGTGAACTGCTGGGCGAGCAGGCCTCGGTGGAGCGGGGACGGCGGCGTTCGGCGTCGCTGGTGACGGCCACCCCGGCCGAGGTGCTGAACCTGCCGGCCGGGCGCTTCCATGTGCTGGCCCGCTCCCGGCCCCAGATAGCCGCCGCGCTGGAGCGGACGCTGTCGCAGCGGCTGCGGGAGGCCGACGTGCAGCGCGCCGGGATCACCGAGCCGGTGCCCGCCCGGCTCGCCGGGCTGCTGCTGGACCTGGTGGAGCGGTGCGGGCTGCCGGACGCCGACGGCACCGGGCGCCGTATCGGACTGTCGCTGTCCCAGGACGACTTGGCGGGGCTGGCGCTGACCTCGCGGCGCACGGTGAGCCGGGTGCTGGAGCAGTGGCGGGCCCGGGGCTGGATCGTGACCGGGCGGCAGACGGTGACCGTGCGGGCCGTGGACCAGCTCAAGCGGCTGGCCCACGGGGGGTGA
- the gcvH gene encoding glycine cleavage system protein GcvH, whose amino-acid sequence MSNPKELRYSKEHEWLSAAADGVSTVGITEHAANALGDVVFVQLPEVGDTVSAGETCGELESTKSVSDLYSPVTGEVTEVNEDVVSDPSLVNSAPFEGGWLFKVKVGDAPELLSAAEYDAFIAG is encoded by the coding sequence ATGAGCAACCCCAAGGAACTGCGGTACAGCAAGGAGCACGAGTGGCTGTCGGCCGCCGCGGACGGCGTCTCGACGGTCGGCATCACGGAGCACGCGGCCAACGCGCTCGGCGACGTGGTCTTCGTGCAGCTCCCGGAGGTCGGTGACACCGTGTCCGCGGGCGAGACCTGCGGCGAGCTGGAGTCGACCAAGTCGGTCTCCGACCTGTACTCCCCGGTGACCGGCGAGGTCACCGAGGTCAACGAGGACGTCGTCAGCGACCCCTCGCTCGTGAACTCCGCCCCCTTCGAGGGCGGCTGGCTGTTCAAGGTCAAGGTCGGCGACGCGCCGGAGCTGCTCTCCGCCGCCGAGTACGACGCCTTCATCGCCGGCTGA
- a CDS encoding endonuclease domain-containing protein, which produces MLAPIDANRAAMMSRSCAFSGCPRVVSAKGLCAAHYQQRAKGYPLSAVRKKRGNGVVKEMVASGLIECRECGESKRIAEYSPVNAMGMPRPYCKPCNAELVRLEQYNVTKEFLRLLLLRQDGRCAVCREVDRSGRAMDIDHDHACCAGRRSCGECVRGLVCNRCNVHALAWYEALRSELRTFDLLNAYLTNPPARRLRAEYAV; this is translated from the coding sequence ATGCTTGCCCCCATCGATGCGAATCGGGCAGCGATGATGAGCCGGAGTTGCGCATTTTCCGGCTGTCCGCGGGTCGTCTCTGCCAAGGGGCTCTGTGCTGCCCACTATCAGCAGCGCGCCAAGGGATATCCGCTCTCCGCCGTTCGGAAGAAGCGGGGCAACGGTGTCGTCAAGGAGATGGTGGCGAGTGGACTCATCGAATGTCGCGAGTGTGGAGAGAGCAAGCGCATTGCGGAGTACTCGCCGGTCAATGCTATGGGCATGCCACGTCCGTACTGCAAGCCGTGCAACGCCGAGCTGGTGCGTCTTGAGCAATACAATGTGACCAAGGAGTTCCTGCGTCTCCTACTTCTCCGCCAGGATGGGAGGTGTGCCGTCTGTCGAGAGGTCGACAGAAGCGGACGGGCCATGGACATAGACCACGATCATGCATGTTGCGCGGGTCGGCGCAGCTGCGGTGAATGCGTGCGAGGCCTGGTGTGCAACCGCTGTAATGTTCATGCGCTGGCCTGGTACGAGGCGCTTCGGTCCGAGCTTCGAACGTTCGACCTGTTGAACGCCTATCTGACGAATCCGCCCGCAAGACGGCTGCGGGCGGAGTATGCGGTGTAA
- the glyA gene encoding serine hydroxymethyltransferase: protein MTVLNTSLHELDPEIAAAVDAELVRQQSTLEMIASENFAPLAVMEAQGSVLTNKYAEGYPGRRYYGGCEHVDVAEQIAIDRVKELFGAEYANVQPHSGASANQAALFALAKPGDTILGLDLAHGGHLTHGMRLNFSGKQFDVVAYHVDPATGLVDMAEVEKLAKEHRPKVIIAGWSAYPRELDFAEFRRIADEVEAYLWVDMAHFAGLVAAGLHANPVPYADVVTSTTHKTLGGPRGGIILARGKDFAKKLNSAVFPGFQGGPLEHVIAAKAVSFKVAASDDFKERQRRTVEGARILAERLTAADVREAGVNVLSGGTDVHLILVDLRESELDGQQAEDRLHEVGITVNRNAVPNDPRPPMVTSGLRIGTPALATRGFTAEDFAEVADVIAETLKPSYDANALKARVTALAAKHPLYPGLNK, encoded by the coding sequence ATGACTGTCCTGAACACGTCCCTGCACGAGCTGGACCCGGAGATCGCCGCCGCGGTCGACGCCGAGCTGGTCCGCCAGCAGTCCACGCTGGAGATGATCGCCTCCGAGAACTTCGCGCCGCTCGCGGTGATGGAGGCGCAGGGCTCGGTGCTGACCAACAAGTACGCCGAGGGCTACCCGGGCCGCCGCTACTACGGCGGCTGCGAGCACGTCGACGTCGCCGAGCAGATCGCCATCGACCGGGTCAAGGAGCTGTTCGGCGCCGAGTACGCCAACGTGCAGCCCCACTCCGGCGCCTCCGCGAACCAGGCGGCGCTGTTCGCCCTGGCCAAGCCCGGGGACACCATCCTCGGCCTGGACCTGGCGCACGGCGGCCACCTCACCCACGGCATGCGCCTGAACTTCTCCGGCAAGCAGTTCGACGTGGTCGCCTACCACGTCGACCCGGCGACCGGCCTGGTCGACATGGCCGAGGTGGAGAAGCTCGCCAAGGAGCACCGCCCGAAGGTGATCATCGCCGGCTGGTCGGCGTACCCGCGCGAGCTGGACTTCGCCGAATTCCGCCGGATCGCCGACGAGGTCGAGGCGTACCTGTGGGTCGACATGGCGCACTTCGCGGGCCTGGTCGCGGCCGGTCTGCACGCGAACCCGGTGCCGTACGCCGACGTGGTGACCTCCACCACGCACAAGACCCTCGGCGGCCCGCGCGGCGGCATCATCCTCGCCCGCGGCAAGGACTTCGCGAAGAAGCTGAACTCCGCCGTCTTCCCGGGCTTCCAGGGCGGCCCCCTGGAGCACGTGATCGCGGCCAAGGCGGTCTCCTTCAAGGTCGCCGCCTCGGACGACTTCAAGGAGCGCCAGCGTCGTACCGTGGAAGGTGCGCGCATCCTCGCCGAGCGGCTGACCGCCGCCGACGTCCGCGAGGCGGGGGTCAACGTACTGTCCGGCGGTACGGACGTGCACCTGATCCTGGTGGACCTGCGCGAGTCCGAGCTGGACGGGCAGCAGGCCGAGGACCGCCTCCACGAGGTCGGCATCACGGTCAACCGCAACGCCGTCCCCAACGACCCGCGGCCGCCGATGGTGACCTCCGGTCTGCGGATCGGCACGCCCGCGCTGGCGACCCGCGGCTTCACGGCCGAGGACTTCGCCGAGGTCGCGGACGTGATCGCCGAGACGCTGAAGCCGTCGTACGACGCCAACGCGCTGAAGGCCCGGGTCACCGCCCTGGCCGCCAAGCACCCGCTGTACCCGGGTCTGAACAAGTAG
- a CDS encoding L-serine ammonia-lyase, whose translation MAISVFDLFSIGIGPSSSHTVGPMRAARMFARRLRSEGLLERTTAVRTELYGSLGATGHGHGTPKAVLLGLAGDSPRTVDVETADERMEKIRSEGRLALLGEHEIDFDYDRDLVLHRRKALPYHANGMTLWAYDASGTELLTRTYYSVGGGFVVDEEAVGADRIKLDDTVLKYPFRTGDELLRLARETGLSISALMLENERAWRTEDEIRAGLLEIWRVMRECVERGMTREGILPGGLKVRRRAANTARKLRSEGDPQALAMEWITLYAMAVNEENAAGGRVVTAPTNGAAGIIPAVLHYYINFVPGADEDGVVRFLLAAGAIGMLFKENASISGAEVGCQGEVGSACSMAAGALAEVLGGSPEQVENAAEIGMEHNLGLTCDPVGGLVQIPCIERNGMAAVKAVTAAKMAMRGDGSHKVSLDKVIKTMKETGADMSVKYKETARGGLAVNIIEC comes from the coding sequence GTGGCCATCTCGGTCTTCGACCTGTTCTCGATCGGCATCGGCCCGTCCAGCTCCCACACCGTGGGCCCGATGCGCGCGGCCCGCATGTTCGCCCGCCGGCTGCGAAGCGAAGGCCTGCTGGAGAGGACCACCGCCGTCCGCACCGAGCTGTACGGCTCGCTCGGCGCGACCGGGCACGGCCACGGCACCCCGAAGGCCGTCCTGCTCGGCCTCGCCGGCGACTCGCCGCGCACCGTGGACGTGGAGACCGCCGACGAGCGCATGGAGAAGATCAGGTCCGAGGGCCGCCTCGCGCTGCTCGGCGAGCACGAGATCGACTTCGACTACGACCGCGACCTGGTCCTGCACCGCCGCAAGGCCCTGCCGTACCACGCCAACGGCATGACGCTGTGGGCCTACGACGCCTCCGGCACGGAGCTCCTGACCAGGACGTACTACTCGGTCGGCGGCGGCTTCGTCGTGGACGAGGAGGCGGTCGGCGCCGACCGCATCAAGCTGGACGACACGGTCCTGAAGTACCCGTTCCGCACCGGCGACGAGCTGCTGCGCCTCGCCCGCGAGACCGGTCTCTCCATCTCCGCCCTGATGCTGGAGAACGAGCGCGCCTGGCGCACCGAGGACGAGATCCGCGCGGGCCTGCTGGAGATCTGGCGGGTGATGCGGGAGTGCGTCGAGCGCGGCATGACCCGCGAGGGCATCCTGCCGGGCGGCCTGAAGGTCCGCCGCCGGGCCGCGAACACCGCGCGCAAGCTGCGCTCCGAGGGCGACCCGCAGGCCCTCGCCATGGAGTGGATCACGCTGTACGCGATGGCCGTGAACGAGGAGAACGCGGCCGGCGGCCGCGTCGTCACCGCCCCCACGAACGGCGCGGCCGGCATCATCCCGGCGGTCCTGCACTACTACATCAACTTCGTGCCCGGCGCCGACGAGGACGGCGTGGTCCGCTTCCTCCTCGCGGCCGGCGCGATCGGCATGCTCTTCAAGGAGAACGCCTCCATCTCCGGCGCCGAGGTCGGCTGCCAGGGCGAGGTCGGCTCCGCCTGCTCCATGGCGGCCGGCGCCCTCGCCGAGGTCCTCGGCGGCTCCCCCGAGCAGGTGGAGAACGCGGCCGAGATCGGCATGGAACACAACCTCGGCCTCACCTGCGACCCCGTCGGCGGCCTGGTCCAGATCCCCTGCATCGAACGCAACGGCATGGCCGCGGTGAAGGCGGTCACCGCCGCGAAGATGGCCATGCGCGGCGACGGCTCCCACAAGGTGTCCCTGGACAAGGTCATCAAGACGATGAAGGAGACCGGCGCGGACATGTCGGTCAAGTACAAGGAGACGGCCCGGGGCGGGCTGGCGGTGAACATCATCGAGTGCTGA
- a CDS encoding tetratricopeptide repeat protein: MTGLVLSAVGTVASGALSGAGGEVGRRASERLYGLLGRTGADGGDPTLPVTGAERTAAAARLLEHARSSPEFAREVREWVREASWLEVRTVPAVAHGASRPRMLPPATAVFTDRADVLARITALLDDESRAPGAPAIAALVGPGGIGKTEAAVHCASELRDRFPDGALFADLRGASAGTALAPSDVLARFLERLGVPPAMVPGDEARQRDLYRDCTADRSLIVVLDNAHGDAQVVPLLPASPGSLVLVTSRHRLGRLVAGHGARSYSLGPLSTEDSISLMRRIVGDTRRAAPDAVVRAVAEGTGGIPLAVCTTGAGLAVREHLSWERVARQLSDRIHGHDQEGGAMRRQGPDDAPADPVRVSQDAAYAELDPDCAAFYRAIAVWAWPTVTVRCAAHAAGVGEEDARRLLEQLARVHLLEEVGEERYRFHDLTRAHARELAVAEDGHVHVAAAVRRVAVAELRFAAAADFRVLPLRWRLGPAFQGLTLPANRDPADGRHALAGLRRERENLAAVVRAAAHHGFNDLVWQLCEALWGLHLLLGFHAQWIDTHLLGVEAARRDAAEFGDPRAVGRMLTQLAFAYMQVGRAAEAEDALGRAREADRDCGHRRGEATAVEALGLLRLKQWEFAEAQRCFEEAREITAGIGPGEAGREDVPRATALLEHHIGRALAKQRDFPAAVARLHDALARFRRLPDGGDTYNAGRVYMSLAEAHLDAGELDLAGVCLDEAVTAMTGAGAARQLADTFEMRASCHRRSGRPAAEATDLRAAAAAYEDGGDRSGLDRVRERLAELEA; encoded by the coding sequence ATGACGGGACTGGTGCTGTCGGCGGTCGGGACGGTCGCGTCCGGCGCACTGTCCGGGGCAGGCGGCGAAGTGGGCCGGCGGGCCTCCGAAAGGCTCTACGGACTGCTCGGCCGGACCGGTGCCGACGGCGGTGACCCCACCCTTCCGGTCACCGGTGCCGAACGCACGGCCGCCGCGGCACGGCTGCTGGAACACGCCCGCAGTTCACCCGAGTTCGCGCGCGAGGTGCGCGAGTGGGTCCGGGAGGCTTCCTGGCTGGAGGTACGCACCGTGCCCGCGGTGGCCCACGGCGCTTCCCGGCCCCGGATGCTGCCGCCGGCCACGGCGGTGTTCACCGACCGCGCGGACGTGCTCGCCCGGATCACCGCGCTGCTGGACGACGAGTCGCGCGCACCCGGCGCGCCGGCGATCGCGGCGCTCGTCGGGCCGGGCGGCATCGGCAAGACCGAGGCCGCCGTCCACTGCGCGTCCGAGCTGCGGGACCGGTTCCCCGACGGCGCCCTGTTCGCCGATCTGCGCGGCGCCTCGGCCGGTACGGCGCTCGCACCCTCCGACGTGCTCGCGCGCTTCCTCGAACGGCTGGGGGTGCCCCCCGCCATGGTGCCCGGCGACGAGGCCCGCCAGCGGGATCTGTACCGTGACTGCACCGCCGACCGGAGCCTGATCGTCGTACTGGACAACGCCCACGGCGACGCGCAGGTCGTCCCCCTGCTCCCGGCCTCGCCCGGAAGCCTGGTCCTGGTGACGAGCCGGCACCGCCTCGGCCGGCTCGTGGCAGGGCACGGGGCCCGGTCGTACTCCCTGGGGCCGCTGTCGACCGAGGACTCCATCAGTCTCATGCGGCGCATCGTCGGGGACACCCGCCGGGCAGCCCCGGACGCGGTCGTCCGGGCCGTCGCCGAGGGCACCGGCGGAATCCCGCTCGCGGTCTGCACGACGGGCGCCGGGCTGGCCGTACGGGAACACCTGTCCTGGGAGCGTGTGGCGAGGCAGCTGTCCGACCGGATCCACGGCCACGACCAGGAGGGCGGCGCCATGCGTCGGCAAGGACCGGACGACGCCCCCGCCGATCCCGTCCGGGTCAGCCAGGACGCCGCCTATGCCGAACTGGACCCCGACTGCGCCGCGTTCTACCGTGCGATCGCGGTGTGGGCCTGGCCGACCGTGACCGTCCGGTGCGCCGCACACGCGGCCGGAGTCGGTGAGGAGGACGCCCGGCGGCTGCTGGAGCAACTGGCCCGCGTGCACCTGCTGGAGGAGGTCGGGGAGGAGCGCTACCGCTTCCACGACCTGACCCGGGCGCACGCCCGCGAGCTGGCGGTCGCCGAGGACGGTCACGTACACGTGGCCGCGGCCGTCCGCCGGGTGGCCGTCGCCGAGCTGCGGTTCGCCGCCGCCGCGGACTTCCGCGTCCTGCCGCTGCGCTGGCGGCTCGGCCCCGCCTTCCAGGGGCTCACCCTCCCCGCGAACCGTGACCCGGCGGACGGGAGGCACGCGCTGGCCGGACTCCGCCGCGAGCGGGAGAACCTCGCCGCTGTCGTCCGGGCCGCCGCGCACCACGGCTTCAACGACCTCGTGTGGCAGCTGTGCGAGGCGCTGTGGGGCCTGCACCTGCTGCTCGGCTTCCACGCTCAGTGGATCGACACGCACCTGCTGGGCGTCGAGGCCGCCCGGCGCGACGCGGCGGAGTTCGGCGACCCGCGTGCCGTGGGCCGCATGTTGACTCAACTCGCCTTCGCCTACATGCAGGTCGGCCGGGCCGCCGAGGCCGAGGACGCCCTCGGCCGGGCCAGGGAAGCGGACCGGGACTGCGGCCACCGGCGCGGGGAGGCCACCGCCGTCGAGGCGCTGGGCCTGCTGCGGCTCAAGCAGTGGGAATTCGCCGAAGCCCAGCGCTGCTTCGAGGAGGCGCGGGAGATCACCGCCGGGATCGGTCCCGGCGAGGCCGGCCGGGAGGACGTGCCGCGTGCCACGGCCCTGCTGGAGCACCACATCGGCCGCGCCCTGGCGAAGCAGCGGGACTTCCCCGCGGCCGTCGCAAGGCTGCACGACGCGCTCGCCCGGTTCCGCCGCCTTCCGGACGGCGGCGACACGTACAACGCGGGCCGCGTCTACATGAGTCTGGCCGAAGCCCACCTGGACGCGGGCGAGCTGGATCTCGCCGGGGTGTGCCTGGACGAGGCCGTCACCGCCATGACGGGGGCGGGTGCGGCGCGGCAACTCGCCGACACGTTCGAGATGCGGGCCTCCTGCCACCGGCGTTCCGGCCGGCCGGCGGCGGAGGCGACGGACCTGCGCGCCGCCGCCGCGGCCTACGAGGACGGCGGCGACCGGTCCGGTCTCGACCGGGTGCGGGAGCGGCTGGCCGAACTGGAGGCGTGA